A genomic window from Paramormyrops kingsleyae isolate MSU_618 chromosome 23, PKINGS_0.4, whole genome shotgun sequence includes:
- the psmb13a gene encoding proteasome 20S subunit beta 13a produces MALTYVIEPSLPGFNFENSGRNVALEGIFNEGNAKAPTPLKTGTTIAGVVCKDGVVLGADTRATSSEVVADKMCAKIHYIAPNIYCCGAGTAADTEKTTDLLSSNLAIFSLNSGRNPRVVMAMQILQDLLFRYRGQIGAHLILGGVDCTGSHLYTVGPYGDMDEVPYLAMGSGDLPAMGILEDGFRANMELEAAKTLVCDAIHAGIMSDLGSGNNIDICVITRQGVDYIRPYEESAYKDKRQRRYKYKAGTTAVLGERVVPLELVHEMVQKMDIA; encoded by the exons ATGGCGCTAACTTATGTCATAGAACCTTCTTTACCAGGTTTTAATTTCGAAAATTCGGGAAG GAATGTTGCTCTCGAGGGTATATTCAATGAAGGGAATGCAAAGGCCCCAACACCTCTAAAGACAGGGACCACCATAGCTGGTGTCGTCTGTAAG GATGGTGTGGTGTTGGGCGCAGACACTCGTGCGACCTCCAGTGAAGTTGTGGCTGACAAGATGTGTGCCAAGATCCACTACATTGCCCCTAACATCTA TTGCTGTGGCGCTGGCACGGCTGCAGACACGGAGAAGACGACAGATCTCCTCTCCTCCAACCTCGCCATCTTCTCCCTGAACAGTGGCAGAAACCCGCGGGTTGTGATGGCCATGCAGATTCTCCAGGACCTGCTCTTTAG GTACCGGGGCCAGATCGGAGCACATCTGATCCTTGGAGGAGTCGACTGTACAGGCAGCCATCTCTATACTGTTGGGCCCTATGGAGACATGGACGAAGTACCATATCTGGCAATGG GGTCTGGTGACCTTCCTGCAATGGGGATACTGGAGGACGGTTTCAGAGCTAATATGGAG CTGGAAGCAGCAAAGACACTGGTCTGTGACGCCATCCATGCAGGAATCATGAGCGACCTGGGCTCAGGCAACAACATAGACATATGTGTCATAACCAGACAAGGAGTGGATTACATCAGGCCCTATGAAGAGTCTGCCTACAAAGACAAAag GCAGAGGAGATATAAATACAAGGCAGGGACCACTGCAGTGCTGGGGGAGAGGGTGGTCCCACTGGAGCTGGTCCATGAGATGGTGCAGAAAATGGACATCGCTTGA
- the psmb8a gene encoding proteasome subunit beta type-8 isoform X2 has product MALFDVIVSKAPWEIRGQFFGTGPKPLVDRTSHFTFGTKTQEFSVPPSAFLKSCSDDGGVSIDMNHGTTTLAFKFRHGVIVAVDSRASAGSYIDAKEFNKVIEINPYLLGTMSGSAADCQYWERLLAKECRLYKLRNKERISVSAASKLLSNMMCAYKGMGLSVGSMICGWDKKGPGLYYVDDDGTRMSGRMFSTGSGNSYAYGVVDSGYREDLTVEEAYELGRRGIAHATHRDSYSGGVVNLYHMQEDGWIKVCKEDVSELLHKYRKGMF; this is encoded by the exons ATGGCACTCTTTGACGTTATTGTTTCTAAAGCTCCGTGGGAAATCCGTGGACAGTTTTTCGGGACGGGACCGAAGCCGCTCGTGGACCGGACGAGCCACTTCACATTCGGGACCAAAACTCAAGAATTTTCCGTGCCT CCCTCAGCGTTTCTGAAATCGTGCAGCGATGACGGTGGGGTATCAATTGATATGAATCATGGCACCACTACGCTGGCTTTCAAGTTCCGCCATGGCGTGATCGTTGCCGTGGACTCCAGGGCTTCGGCAGGAAGCTATATTG ATGCAAAGGAGTTCAACAAGGTGATCGAGATCAACCCTTACCTGCTGGGCACCATGTCAGGCAGTGCTGCTGACTGCCAATACTGGGAAAGACTGCTGGCCAAAGAGTGCAG ACTTTACAAGCTGCGGAACAAAGAGCGGATCTCAGTCTCTGCTGCCTCCAAGCTGCTGTCCAACATGATGTGTGCGTACAAGGGCATGGGCCTTTCCGTGGGCAGCATGATCTGCGGCTGGGACAAGAAG GGTCCTGGCTTGTACTACGTCGATGACGACGGCACCCGGATGTCTGGCCGCATGTTCTCCACGGGCAGCGGGAACAGTTACGCTTATGGGGTGGTGGACAGTGGCTACAGGGAAGACCTGACCGTGGAGGAGGCATATGAGTTGGGCCGCCGCGGAATCGCTCATGCTACGCACAGGGATTCCTACTCTGGAGGAGTGGTCAATC TGTATCACATGCAGGAGGACGGCTGGATCAAGGTGTGTAAAGAAGACGTGTCAGAGCTGCTTCACAAGTACAGGAAAGGCATGTTTTAA
- the psmb8a gene encoding proteasome subunit beta type-8 isoform X1: MALFDVIVSKAPWEIRGQFFGTGPKPLVDRTSHFTFGTKTQEFSVPVGVDPSAFLKSCSDDGGVSIDMNHGTTTLAFKFRHGVIVAVDSRASAGSYIDAKEFNKVIEINPYLLGTMSGSAADCQYWERLLAKECRLYKLRNKERISVSAASKLLSNMMCAYKGMGLSVGSMICGWDKKGPGLYYVDDDGTRMSGRMFSTGSGNSYAYGVVDSGYREDLTVEEAYELGRRGIAHATHRDSYSGGVVNLYHMQEDGWIKVCKEDVSELLHKYRKGMF, from the exons ATGGCACTCTTTGACGTTATTGTTTCTAAAGCTCCGTGGGAAATCCGTGGACAGTTTTTCGGGACGGGACCGAAGCCGCTCGTGGACCGGACGAGCCACTTCACATTCGGGACCAAAACTCAAGAATTTTCCGTGCCTGTAGGAGTTGAT CCCTCAGCGTTTCTGAAATCGTGCAGCGATGACGGTGGGGTATCAATTGATATGAATCATGGCACCACTACGCTGGCTTTCAAGTTCCGCCATGGCGTGATCGTTGCCGTGGACTCCAGGGCTTCGGCAGGAAGCTATATTG ATGCAAAGGAGTTCAACAAGGTGATCGAGATCAACCCTTACCTGCTGGGCACCATGTCAGGCAGTGCTGCTGACTGCCAATACTGGGAAAGACTGCTGGCCAAAGAGTGCAG ACTTTACAAGCTGCGGAACAAAGAGCGGATCTCAGTCTCTGCTGCCTCCAAGCTGCTGTCCAACATGATGTGTGCGTACAAGGGCATGGGCCTTTCCGTGGGCAGCATGATCTGCGGCTGGGACAAGAAG GGTCCTGGCTTGTACTACGTCGATGACGACGGCACCCGGATGTCTGGCCGCATGTTCTCCACGGGCAGCGGGAACAGTTACGCTTATGGGGTGGTGGACAGTGGCTACAGGGAAGACCTGACCGTGGAGGAGGCATATGAGTTGGGCCGCCGCGGAATCGCTCATGCTACGCACAGGGATTCCTACTCTGGAGGAGTGGTCAATC TGTATCACATGCAGGAGGACGGCTGGATCAAGGTGTGTAAAGAAGACGTGTCAGAGCTGCTTCACAAGTACAGGAAAGGCATGTTTTAA